Proteins encoded within one genomic window of Mycolicibacterium monacense:
- a CDS encoding adenylate/guanylate cyclase domain-containing protein, producing MTASTACRTCGTEYLDGARFCHGCGAPVGQPAAHAEYKQVTVLFADVVRSMDVAAAVGAERLREIMADLVNRSSAVVQRYGGTVDKFTGDGIMAVFGAPIALEDHAIRACLAALGIQQQAAQLATTVERLDGAALQLRIGLNSGQVIVGDIASPALGYTAVGEHVGWAQRMESVAAPGGVLLSDSTARLVEHVAVLGAPEKVSVKGCDRAVAARRLMGMAAPHAVAGRGEPRLVGRRWEMAAAEGILERSIDGAGTVVALVGPPGIGKSRMAREIASAAATRGVDVFWSFCESHTSDVPFHVVGQLLRTIAGLPGLPDELVRARLRARFDDADEQDLLLFEDLLEIRDPDAALPDIDPDARRRRLSRMVKAAAVSRGSPALYIVEDAHWIDEVSDAMAADFVTVIPQTHAMVLITHRPDFHGALSRVPGAQTLTLAPLSEPESATLARALLGADPSVVDLAVTVAQRAAGNPFFAEEIVRDLAERGLLHGRRGEYVCRVDVAEISVPATLQATIAARIDRLESPAKNTLCAASVIGMRFDTDLLASMGVAPVVDGLLLAELIDQVKFTGHAEYAFRHPLIRTVAYESQLRSDRVALHRRLADAISRQEPSIDENAALIAEHLEAAGDSRAAYEWHMRAAAWSQQRDIRAALVSWERASMLADALPADTPGQLELRIAPRTLLCANGFRKHELAGGRRFEELQELCAVAGDKASVAIAMAGLVNEQLIDGTLAEASRLVDDQMVLLESIGDPTLTVGLALFPAAIKILIGEFAEALRTCDMVIDLAHDDPALGGYVLGAPLALAYAMRCTACWWLGRPGWRRDFDRAVEMAGEADPISRAAVMIYTYGNAIASGVIAADDAALRNSDEALDIAQRSADDIAYGFALFASAGVLLDHPSGRTKRAVELLRQVREMAVDGRFYSMMVPVIDARLAEQALVRGDWSALPSLRTCVEAMYDSGLLSYVPWATTILASALIERGTDRDLAEAHEVLARLSGYPQFDGAAFCELALLRMRGLLSLRRGDAAAYRQLRDQYRERARALGYEGQMTWAEAMP from the coding sequence ATGACGGCCTCTACGGCGTGCCGTACCTGCGGCACCGAATACCTGGATGGCGCCCGGTTCTGCCACGGATGCGGTGCACCCGTGGGTCAGCCCGCGGCGCATGCCGAATACAAGCAGGTCACGGTTCTGTTCGCCGATGTCGTCCGCTCGATGGACGTCGCCGCGGCGGTCGGCGCCGAGCGGTTGCGCGAGATCATGGCCGATCTGGTCAACCGGTCCTCGGCGGTGGTGCAGCGGTACGGCGGGACGGTCGACAAGTTCACCGGGGACGGAATCATGGCGGTCTTCGGTGCGCCGATCGCCCTCGAGGATCACGCGATCCGGGCGTGTCTGGCGGCGCTGGGCATCCAGCAGCAGGCGGCGCAGCTCGCGACCACCGTGGAACGCCTCGACGGTGCCGCCCTCCAGTTGCGGATCGGCCTGAACTCAGGGCAGGTGATCGTCGGTGACATCGCATCGCCGGCGCTGGGTTACACCGCGGTCGGGGAGCACGTGGGCTGGGCGCAACGGATGGAGTCGGTGGCGGCGCCCGGGGGCGTGTTGCTCAGCGATTCGACGGCGCGTCTGGTCGAGCATGTCGCGGTGCTCGGCGCGCCGGAGAAGGTTTCGGTGAAGGGCTGTGACCGGGCGGTCGCCGCACGGCGCCTGATGGGCATGGCGGCACCCCATGCCGTGGCCGGACGCGGCGAGCCGCGACTTGTCGGCCGGCGCTGGGAGATGGCCGCCGCCGAAGGGATACTCGAACGGTCGATCGACGGCGCCGGAACAGTGGTCGCACTGGTGGGGCCGCCCGGGATCGGCAAGAGCAGGATGGCGCGCGAGATCGCCTCGGCGGCGGCAACCCGCGGCGTCGACGTGTTCTGGTCGTTCTGCGAATCGCACACCAGCGACGTCCCGTTCCACGTCGTGGGTCAGCTCCTGCGCACGATCGCCGGCCTTCCCGGCCTGCCGGACGAACTGGTCCGAGCGCGACTGCGGGCGCGATTCGACGACGCCGACGAGCAGGATCTGCTGCTGTTCGAAGACCTTCTGGAGATCCGCGACCCGGACGCCGCGCTACCGGACATCGATCCCGACGCGCGACGCCGGCGATTGTCGCGGATGGTCAAGGCCGCCGCCGTGTCCCGCGGCTCGCCCGCCCTCTACATCGTCGAGGATGCGCACTGGATCGACGAGGTCAGCGATGCGATGGCCGCCGACTTCGTGACGGTGATCCCTCAGACGCATGCAATGGTGCTGATCACCCACCGACCGGATTTTCACGGTGCGCTCAGCCGGGTTCCGGGTGCGCAGACTCTGACCCTCGCGCCGCTGAGCGAACCCGAGTCCGCCACGCTGGCCCGTGCACTGCTGGGCGCCGATCCGTCTGTGGTGGACCTGGCGGTGACGGTCGCGCAGCGTGCCGCCGGCAACCCGTTCTTCGCCGAGGAGATCGTGCGCGACCTCGCTGAGCGAGGCCTCCTCCATGGGCGGCGTGGCGAGTACGTCTGCCGCGTGGACGTCGCCGAGATCAGCGTGCCCGCGACGCTGCAGGCGACGATCGCCGCCCGCATCGATCGGTTGGAGTCACCCGCCAAGAACACACTGTGTGCGGCATCGGTCATCGGAATGCGCTTCGACACCGACCTGCTGGCCTCGATGGGCGTGGCACCCGTGGTCGACGGTCTGCTGCTCGCCGAACTGATCGATCAGGTGAAGTTCACGGGGCACGCGGAGTACGCCTTCCGTCATCCGCTGATCCGCACCGTCGCATACGAATCCCAACTCCGGTCCGATCGGGTGGCGCTGCACCGGCGGCTGGCTGACGCGATCTCCCGCCAGGAACCGTCGATCGACGAGAACGCCGCGCTGATCGCCGAACACCTGGAGGCCGCGGGTGATTCGCGGGCCGCGTACGAGTGGCACATGCGTGCCGCCGCGTGGTCTCAGCAGCGGGACATCCGTGCGGCGCTGGTGAGCTGGGAGCGTGCGTCGATGCTGGCCGATGCGCTTCCCGCGGACACCCCGGGTCAGCTCGAACTACGGATAGCGCCTCGAACATTGTTGTGCGCTAACGGATTTCGCAAACACGAACTGGCCGGTGGCCGGCGGTTCGAAGAATTGCAGGAATTGTGTGCGGTGGCCGGCGACAAAGCGTCGGTGGCGATCGCGATGGCCGGCCTGGTCAACGAGCAGCTCATCGACGGAACGTTGGCGGAAGCGTCCCGACTGGTCGACGATCAGATGGTCCTGCTGGAGTCGATCGGCGACCCGACGCTCACCGTCGGGCTGGCGTTGTTCCCCGCCGCCATCAAGATTCTCATCGGCGAGTTCGCCGAGGCGCTCCGGACCTGCGACATGGTGATCGACCTGGCACACGACGACCCGGCGCTGGGGGGTTACGTGCTCGGCGCTCCGCTGGCGCTGGCATACGCGATGCGGTGCACAGCCTGCTGGTGGCTGGGAAGACCGGGGTGGCGGCGGGATTTCGACCGCGCAGTGGAGATGGCCGGGGAAGCCGACCCGATTTCGCGGGCGGCGGTCATGATCTACACCTATGGCAATGCGATCGCCAGCGGCGTGATCGCCGCCGACGACGCCGCGCTCCGCAACAGCGACGAGGCGCTGGACATCGCGCAACGCTCGGCCGACGACATCGCGTACGGCTTCGCGTTGTTCGCCTCGGCGGGTGTGCTGCTCGACCACCCGTCCGGCCGGACGAAGCGGGCGGTGGAGCTGCTGAGACAGGTTCGGGAGATGGCGGTCGACGGTCGGTTCTACTCGATGATGGTGCCGGTCATCGACGCGCGGCTCGCCGAGCAGGCGCTGGTGCGTGGGGACTGGTCCGCGTTGCCCTCGCTGCGGACGTGTGTCGAGGCGATGTACGACAGTGGGCTGTTGTCCTACGTGCCGTGGGCCACGACGATCCTGGCGTCCGCCCTGATCGAGCGGGGCACGGACCGCGATCTCGCCGAGGCTCACGAGGTGTTGGCGCGCCTCTCCGGTTATCCGCAGTTCGACGGCGCGGCATTCTGCGAGCTCGCGCTGCTGCGGATGCGCGGGCTGCTGTCGCTACGTCGCGGCGATGCAGCGGCCTACCGACAGCTTCGCGATCAGTACCGCGAGAGAGCGAGAGCCCTCGGCTACGAGGGCCAGATGACGTGGGCCGAGGCGATGCCGTAG
- a CDS encoding ATP-binding protein — protein sequence MVAESRSASGAGRPPLVGRDEELARLRASWAQARAGTLTTPGVIFMGEPGIGKSRLAAAAADVAADSGSVVLELIGSPLQTDTGLYPVRALLECRCGIVRETGEPERLRRLDAVCHACGLEPRLAVPLLAPVLGIEPRAGYEPAAAAGDELYGLVTQEVTRYLRACLGGAGVVVAEDVHWFDPSTRAVLGALLDSAAGRVLVVMTGRPGGWVPSGSTVEVVELPPLTDAQADVLIEALDPGLSADQRAEVAARCDGVPFYIEQVVNGRSQAGVPETLYEPLLARLHASPEVVPVVEAAAVIGRQFDRDLLRSVVGVPSHELDRVIGELEDAGVLESWSGGWRFRHELLREVAAELAPPSVRRGLHGKVADVLVRSGEPEWGLVAQHYAHAARLLDAAAAYQQASTDARRRGALAEARAHLTRALAQLENAPADAERDRLEAALRLERGSLGFAADGYQSPEAAADFERCLQLGHAHLRNDELFETLTAVANYHLIRADLRRADNVIAVLRNHFGERQCAHPVIEVLSGTVALLRGDCDAAYHHLHGAGDELATQGRIDEEYGRVVAESKALVRLYLALVALLRGDMERAEDELAQAARLGSGLGFPGTPYLHAYTRSMTAWLCVESGRLDHAADVAAATIDHAERYGLDMWLRVGATWLSAVAALAALADDRCDRSVLVSQSAALTTHLDNLRSLGVYMYTTIFDAIIGRLLIAAGEPESARERLQAGLELARDNGMHFYDAELLRLRARTQITPDARRADLEAARTLARRQGACLFETRCGVDDREAH from the coding sequence GTGGTGGCCGAATCCCGCTCGGCGTCTGGTGCGGGTCGACCTCCACTGGTGGGCCGTGACGAGGAACTGGCTCGGTTACGCGCCTCGTGGGCGCAGGCACGGGCGGGAACCCTGACCACCCCCGGCGTGATCTTCATGGGCGAGCCCGGCATCGGGAAGTCACGCCTCGCCGCCGCAGCCGCCGACGTGGCGGCGGATTCCGGCTCGGTCGTGCTCGAACTGATCGGATCGCCCTTGCAGACCGACACCGGTCTGTACCCGGTGCGGGCGTTGCTGGAGTGTCGGTGCGGCATCGTCCGCGAGACCGGCGAGCCCGAACGGCTGCGGCGGTTGGACGCGGTGTGCCACGCCTGCGGTCTGGAACCGCGCCTCGCCGTGCCGCTGCTGGCGCCGGTGCTCGGCATCGAACCGCGGGCCGGATATGAGCCGGCGGCCGCCGCGGGCGACGAACTCTACGGGCTGGTCACGCAGGAGGTGACGAGATATCTGCGGGCGTGTCTCGGCGGTGCCGGAGTGGTGGTGGCGGAGGACGTGCACTGGTTCGATCCCTCGACTCGCGCGGTGCTCGGCGCGCTCCTCGATTCGGCGGCAGGCCGGGTGCTGGTGGTGATGACCGGGCGGCCGGGCGGATGGGTGCCGTCCGGGTCGACGGTCGAGGTGGTCGAACTCCCGCCGCTGACCGATGCGCAGGCCGACGTGCTCATCGAGGCGCTCGATCCGGGTCTGTCCGCCGACCAGCGGGCGGAGGTGGCCGCGCGATGCGACGGTGTGCCGTTCTACATCGAACAGGTCGTCAACGGTCGCAGCCAGGCCGGTGTGCCGGAGACTCTCTACGAGCCCCTGCTCGCTCGGCTACACGCCAGCCCGGAGGTGGTGCCGGTGGTCGAGGCGGCCGCCGTGATCGGCCGCCAGTTCGACCGCGACTTGCTGCGTTCGGTCGTCGGCGTTCCTTCCCACGAACTCGACCGTGTCATCGGTGAACTCGAAGATGCGGGGGTCCTCGAATCCTGGTCAGGTGGTTGGAGGTTCCGGCACGAACTGCTGCGCGAGGTCGCCGCCGAACTGGCACCGCCGAGCGTGCGGCGGGGCCTGCACGGCAAGGTCGCCGACGTCCTGGTCCGATCCGGTGAACCCGAGTGGGGTCTGGTCGCGCAACACTACGCACACGCTGCGCGCCTTCTCGACGCCGCGGCGGCCTATCAGCAGGCGTCGACCGATGCGCGGCGGCGCGGCGCCCTGGCCGAGGCCCGTGCCCACTTGACCCGCGCGCTCGCGCAGCTCGAGAACGCTCCTGCGGATGCCGAACGGGATCGTCTCGAGGCGGCGCTGCGCCTGGAGCGCGGCTCTCTCGGCTTCGCCGCGGACGGCTACCAGAGCCCGGAGGCCGCCGCCGACTTCGAGCGGTGCCTGCAACTCGGCCACGCCCACCTGCGCAACGACGAGCTGTTCGAGACGCTGACCGCCGTCGCCAACTACCACCTGATCCGGGCCGACCTGCGCCGGGCGGACAACGTGATCGCGGTGCTGCGCAACCACTTCGGGGAACGGCAGTGCGCCCACCCGGTGATCGAGGTCCTGTCCGGGACCGTGGCGTTGCTCCGCGGTGACTGCGATGCCGCGTACCACCACTTGCACGGCGCGGGTGACGAACTCGCGACTCAAGGTCGGATCGACGAGGAGTACGGACGTGTCGTCGCCGAGTCGAAGGCGCTGGTGCGGCTGTACCTGGCTCTCGTCGCGTTGCTGCGAGGCGACATGGAGCGGGCCGAGGACGAACTGGCGCAGGCGGCACGGCTGGGCTCAGGCCTCGGCTTCCCCGGAACTCCGTACCTGCACGCGTACACGCGCTCCATGACCGCCTGGCTGTGCGTCGAATCCGGCCGGCTCGATCACGCTGCGGACGTGGCCGCGGCGACCATCGATCACGCCGAGCGGTACGGCCTCGACATGTGGTTGCGGGTCGGAGCCACGTGGCTGAGCGCCGTCGCCGCGTTGGCGGCCCTGGCCGACGACCGCTGCGACCGCAGCGTGCTCGTCTCGCAGAGCGCCGCGCTCACCACCCACCTCGACAACCTGCGCTCGCTCGGGGTGTACATGTACACCACGATCTTCGACGCCATCATCGGACGGTTGCTGATCGCGGCGGGCGAACCGGAGTCGGCCCGCGAACGCCTGCAGGCGGGCCTGGAACTGGCACGGGACAACGGGATGCACTTTTATGACGCCGAGTTGTTGCGGCTTCGCGCCCGTACCCAGATCACCCCGGATGCCCGCCGGGCCGATCTCGAAGCCGCGCGCACCCTGGCGCGGCGTCAGGGTGCCTGCTTGTTCGAAACGCGTTGCGGTGTAGATGATCGCGAGGCCCACTAG
- a CDS encoding AAA family ATPase, translated as MTVRACRTCGTELLDAARFCHGCGSELVNSDSHAEYKWVTVLFADVVRSMAIAAAVGPERLREIMAELFSRSSAVVRRYGGTVDKFTGDGIMAVFGAPLALEDHAFRACLAASAIQQESQVLSREVEDHDGVTLQLRVGLNSGAVIAGEIGSQPRSYTTVGEQVGIAQRLESVAPPGGVLLSESTARLAQDTVTLAPPVILTVKDADAPVVARRLLTIEGHRVRDRGEPVLVGRTRELAFLTAILDETIGGSGSVVNVVGPAGIGKSRLVRELAAIAIRRNVAVFTSSCESHASDIPFYGISRLLRRGMGIDAVDGDDAARLRVRQRFTEGDDDDLLLLDDLLGIADPSAPLPDIAPEARRRRLTAMINASALAQTQPAVYIVEDVHWIDAVSESMLCDFLAVMPQTPSLVLITFRPEYRGALTRVSGAQTIALRPLTEAQATTLATGLLGEDPSLTDLASKVSIRAAGNPFFIEEIVRDLTERGVLEGAGGAYSLRGGVADDIDVPATLYATIGARIDRLSSTAKSTLNAAAVIGSRFDAELLTRVVDGADVDPLIEAELVDQVRFGRPAEVAFRHPLIRAVAYESQLRSVRVQLHRRIAEVIESRDPAAADEHAALIAEHREAAGDFLAAYTWHMQAGDWLAKRDITGARNSWRRARQVADRLPDSVEGRLSMRITPRAFLCGTAFRVGGGGAETGFDELRELCVAARDTRSLAIGMNGLATVHLFDARRREACRLADELADLLDSIGDRTLTIAMLPGVATVKHEVGEMEQVLQLAQRVLDLADDDPRRGDRFMGSPATLALAMRGEARMCLGLGGWKEDLSTAMDSARAFDPLTQEAVAYYAYVLAVLYGALLPDATILRDTADILARAEQSGDDVTLFGAEAVRSVVLIQLSGVEREAGFEMLAKVRERGLRNRFSSLSLPITDIPIARERVGAWDFDGAVELSRDLLESLYDSGGSVWCALATVALVEALIARGGDQDLEEAREAISRLELFSTDRRLVLDELALLRLNALLARACGDAASYRRWRDCYLVRARVLGFEGQLALAEAMP; from the coding sequence ATGACGGTGAGAGCGTGCCGGACGTGCGGTACCGAACTCCTCGACGCCGCGCGGTTCTGTCACGGCTGCGGATCAGAGCTCGTGAACTCGGACTCCCATGCCGAGTACAAGTGGGTGACCGTGTTGTTCGCCGATGTGGTCCGGTCCATGGCCATCGCCGCCGCGGTCGGACCGGAACGGCTGCGGGAGATCATGGCGGAGTTGTTCTCGCGCTCGTCCGCGGTGGTGCGCCGCTACGGCGGCACGGTCGACAAGTTCACCGGCGACGGAATCATGGCGGTGTTCGGGGCGCCATTGGCTCTCGAGGACCACGCGTTCCGGGCATGTCTGGCCGCATCGGCCATTCAGCAGGAATCGCAGGTTCTGTCGCGAGAGGTCGAGGATCACGACGGGGTCACTCTGCAACTGCGCGTCGGGCTGAACTCCGGTGCTGTCATCGCCGGTGAGATCGGGTCCCAACCCCGCAGCTACACCACGGTCGGTGAGCAGGTCGGGATAGCCCAACGACTGGAATCGGTCGCGCCCCCTGGCGGCGTGCTGCTCAGCGAATCGACCGCGCGGCTGGCGCAGGACACGGTGACACTCGCCCCGCCCGTGATCCTCACCGTGAAGGACGCGGATGCCCCGGTCGTCGCGCGGCGCCTGCTGACCATCGAGGGACACCGGGTCCGTGACCGAGGCGAGCCCGTGCTGGTGGGGCGCACCCGTGAACTCGCCTTCCTCACCGCAATACTCGACGAGACCATCGGCGGGTCGGGATCCGTGGTGAACGTGGTGGGACCGGCGGGCATCGGCAAGAGCCGACTCGTCCGCGAACTCGCTGCGATCGCGATCCGCCGGAATGTTGCGGTCTTCACCAGCAGTTGCGAATCGCACGCGAGCGACATCCCGTTCTATGGGATCTCACGTCTCCTGCGCCGCGGTATGGGCATCGACGCCGTCGATGGCGATGACGCGGCCAGGCTGCGGGTTCGCCAGCGGTTCACCGAAGGAGACGACGACGATCTGCTGCTGCTCGACGACCTCCTCGGCATCGCCGATCCCTCGGCCCCTCTGCCCGATATCGCGCCCGAGGCCAGGCGCCGGCGCCTGACAGCGATGATCAATGCATCCGCCCTCGCTCAGACCCAGCCCGCGGTCTACATCGTCGAAGACGTGCACTGGATCGACGCTGTCAGCGAGTCGATGCTGTGCGACTTCCTTGCGGTCATGCCGCAGACGCCGTCCTTGGTCCTCATCACGTTCCGACCGGAGTACCGGGGTGCACTCACCCGGGTGTCCGGCGCGCAGACCATCGCGTTGCGACCACTCACCGAGGCGCAGGCCACCACGCTCGCCACCGGACTGCTCGGCGAGGATCCGTCCCTGACGGACCTGGCGTCGAAGGTGTCCATCCGTGCGGCGGGGAATCCCTTCTTCATCGAGGAGATCGTGCGAGATCTGACCGAGCGTGGCGTGTTGGAGGGCGCCGGCGGCGCCTATTCTCTGCGCGGCGGAGTGGCAGATGACATCGATGTGCCCGCCACCCTCTATGCCACGATCGGTGCCCGGATCGACCGGCTGAGCTCAACGGCCAAGAGCACTCTCAACGCCGCGGCCGTGATCGGATCCCGGTTCGACGCCGAGCTGTTGACACGTGTCGTCGACGGCGCAGACGTCGACCCGCTCATCGAAGCCGAACTCGTCGACCAGGTGAGATTCGGTCGGCCCGCGGAAGTCGCGTTCCGTCATCCGTTGATCCGCGCCGTGGCATACGAATCCCAACTGCGATCCGTTCGCGTGCAACTGCATCGACGCATCGCGGAAGTCATCGAATCGCGTGACCCCGCCGCCGCGGACGAGCACGCGGCGCTCATCGCAGAGCATCGCGAGGCCGCCGGAGACTTCCTCGCCGCCTATACCTGGCACATGCAAGCCGGCGACTGGCTGGCCAAGCGCGACATCACCGGTGCCCGCAACAGCTGGCGGCGAGCGCGGCAGGTGGCCGACCGCCTGCCCGACAGCGTCGAGGGCCGGCTGTCGATGCGCATCACGCCCCGAGCGTTCCTGTGCGGCACGGCGTTTCGAGTCGGCGGTGGCGGCGCCGAGACCGGATTCGACGAACTGCGCGAACTGTGTGTGGCAGCACGCGACACCCGTTCGCTGGCGATCGGCATGAACGGACTGGCCACCGTGCATCTGTTCGACGCCCGACGACGCGAGGCCTGCCGCCTGGCCGACGAGTTGGCCGATCTCCTCGACTCGATCGGTGATCGCACGTTGACGATCGCGATGCTGCCGGGGGTCGCGACCGTCAAGCACGAAGTCGGTGAGATGGAACAGGTCCTCCAACTGGCGCAGCGAGTACTCGACCTCGCCGACGACGACCCGCGCCGGGGCGACCGCTTCATGGGATCCCCTGCGACGCTCGCGCTCGCCATGCGCGGCGAGGCGCGGATGTGTCTGGGACTGGGCGGCTGGAAAGAGGACCTGAGCACCGCCATGGATTCGGCACGCGCGTTCGATCCGTTGACGCAGGAGGCGGTGGCCTACTACGCGTACGTTCTCGCCGTTCTGTACGGTGCGTTACTGCCCGACGCCACGATCCTCCGCGACACCGCGGACATCCTGGCCAGAGCCGAGCAGTCCGGCGATGACGTGACACTGTTCGGCGCCGAGGCCGTTCGCAGCGTGGTGCTGATCCAGCTGAGCGGCGTTGAGCGCGAAGCCGGCTTCGAGATGCTGGCGAAGGTTCGCGAGAGGGGTTTGCGAAACCGGTTCTCGTCGCTGTCCCTGCCTATCACCGATATACCGATCGCAAGAGAGCGGGTCGGTGCCTGGGATTTCGACGGTGCAGTCGAACTGTCGCGGGATCTCCTCGAAAGCCTCTATGACTCGGGCGGATCGGTGTGGTGTGCGCTGGCGACGGTCGCTCTGGTGGAGGCCCTGATCGCGCGTGGCGGGGATCAGGATCTCGAAGAGGCCAGGGAGGCGATCTCCCGGCTCGAACTGTTCTCGACCGATCGGCGGCTGGTTCTCGACGAATTGGCCCTGCTTCGGCTGAATGCTCTCCTGGCCCGCGCTTGCGGTGACGCGGCGTCTTATCGGCGGTGGCGCGACTGCTACCTGGTCAGGGCGCGGGTTCTCGGCTTCGAAGGGCAGCTGGCGTTGGCCGAGGCGATGCCGTGA
- a CDS encoding YbaB/EbfC family nucleoid-associated protein, producing the protein MLDELARTCDDVLARARSRADALSEAGEALAAVCGEARSPDGDVRATVDGGGRLVALALDERASGLPVERLAALIVETVQAAVREVSAQRLAVLGDLVADLGR; encoded by the coding sequence ATGCTCGACGAACTGGCCCGCACCTGTGACGACGTCCTGGCACGGGCGCGGTCGCGGGCCGATGCCCTGTCGGAGGCCGGTGAGGCACTGGCGGCGGTGTGCGGCGAGGCCCGCTCACCGGACGGCGACGTCCGCGCCACGGTCGACGGCGGCGGCCGGCTGGTGGCGCTGGCGCTCGACGAAAGGGCGTCCGGATTACCGGTCGAGCGCCTCGCGGCACTGATCGTCGAGACCGTACAGGCGGCGGTCCGCGAGGTGTCCGCACAGCGGCTCGCGGTGCTCGGCGACTTGGTCGCAGACCTCGGTCGTTAG
- the satS gene encoding protein export chaperone SatS: MAADIVPVRLGLTKGDLYTLWAPRWRDAGDEWEAFLGKDEDLYAFESVADLVTFVRTDTDHDLTDHPAWEKLTEASAHRLKPAEDHEYDLVGVPETAAEKASETVVGTLHRTLAIAASIGSVCDLPAVTKFFNGNPQLGSVGGGVEAFKGRSGRKRWAEIEAVIARSWDGVLDAIDEIVTTPDVDAAASEKAAAELEEPAPEEDEDTEAAATAEETEDAEPTATDSDELESPAASAVLGSDEDFWLKVGIDPVRLMTRSGTFYTLRCYLGDDPVFLGRNGRISVFGSERALARYLADEHDHDLSDLPTYDDIRTAATDGSLEVEVIDDNVYVLSGLADDIADGPDTIDRDQLDLALELLRDVGHYAEDNTVEKTLDPGTALGAFVTHALDPDAADRPEPPYAQAVEQWEALEAFVESRLRQE; this comes from the coding sequence ATGGCTGCTGACATCGTGCCGGTTCGGCTCGGGCTGACCAAAGGCGACCTCTACACACTGTGGGCTCCGCGCTGGCGGGACGCCGGTGACGAATGGGAGGCCTTCCTCGGCAAGGACGAGGACCTCTACGCCTTCGAGTCGGTGGCCGATCTGGTGACCTTCGTGCGGACCGACACCGACCACGACCTGACCGATCACCCCGCCTGGGAGAAGTTGACCGAGGCCTCCGCGCACCGGCTCAAGCCCGCCGAGGACCACGAGTACGACCTCGTCGGGGTGCCGGAGACGGCAGCCGAGAAGGCGAGCGAGACCGTCGTCGGCACCCTGCACCGCACGCTCGCGATCGCCGCGTCGATCGGTTCGGTGTGCGATCTGCCCGCGGTGACGAAGTTCTTCAACGGCAACCCGCAGCTGGGTTCGGTGGGCGGCGGTGTCGAGGCGTTCAAGGGCCGCAGCGGCCGCAAGCGCTGGGCTGAGATCGAAGCGGTGATCGCCCGCAGCTGGGACGGTGTGCTCGACGCGATCGACGAGATCGTCACCACTCCCGACGTAGACGCGGCCGCCTCGGAGAAGGCCGCCGCCGAACTCGAAGAGCCGGCACCCGAGGAGGACGAGGACACCGAGGCGGCGGCCACCGCCGAGGAGACCGAGGACGCCGAACCGACGGCCACCGACTCCGACGAGCTCGAATCCCCGGCCGCCTCAGCGGTTCTCGGCAGCGACGAGGACTTCTGGCTCAAGGTCGGCATCGACCCGGTGCGGCTGATGACCCGCTCGGGCACCTTCTACACGCTGCGCTGCTACCTCGGGGACGACCCGGTGTTCCTCGGCCGCAACGGGCGCATCAGCGTCTTCGGCTCCGAGCGCGCGCTGGCCCGCTACCTGGCCGACGAGCACGACCACGACCTGTCCGATCTGCCGACCTACGACGACATCCGCACCGCGGCCACCGACGGTTCACTCGAGGTCGAGGTGATCGACGACAACGTCTACGTGCTCAGCGGTCTGGCCGACGACATCGCCGACGGCCCCGACACGATCGACCGCGACCAGCTCGACCTGGCGCTCGAACTGCTCCGCGACGTCGGCCACTACGCCGAGGACAACACCGTCGAGAAGACGCTGGACCCCGGCACCGCACTCGGCGCGTTCGTCACCCACGCGCTCGACCCGGATGCCGCGGACCGTCCCGAACCGCCCTACGCCCAGGCGGTCGAGCAGTGGGAGGCGCTGGAGGCGTTCGTCGAGTCCCGCCTGCGCCAGGAGTGA